One window of Leptotrichia sp. oral taxon 498 genomic DNA carries:
- the kdsB gene encoding 3-deoxy-manno-octulosonate cytidylyltransferase, which translates to MKILGVIPARFFSTRFEGKPLKDINGNPMIEWVYKRAKNANIDELIVATDDKRIFEAVKKFGGKVVMTSSDHKNGTSRIIEVINKEKYKDFDFVINIQGDEPLIDIKSINILADNYRSQNSEIITLKQEIIEESDILNPNVVKVITDFYDNAIYFSRLPIPFEREKIQNFKYYRHIGIYGYTTKFLNELSNLRDGILQRMESLEQLKFMENGYKIKVLETDSKVIGVDTKEDLEEVIKFICKNGIILE; encoded by the coding sequence ATGAAAATATTGGGAGTGATACCAGCGAGATTTTTTTCAACAAGATTTGAAGGAAAGCCACTAAAAGATATAAATGGAAATCCGATGATTGAATGGGTTTACAAACGAGCTAAAAATGCTAATATTGATGAATTAATTGTTGCAACTGATGATAAAAGAATATTTGAGGCAGTTAAAAAATTTGGCGGAAAGGTAGTTATGACATCAAGCGATCACAAAAATGGGACTTCAAGAATAATTGAAGTTATAAATAAAGAAAAATATAAAGATTTTGATTTTGTAATAAATATTCAAGGAGATGAGCCGTTAATAGATATTAAGTCTATAAATATTCTGGCTGATAATTATAGAAGCCAAAATTCTGAAATCATTACATTAAAGCAAGAAATTATTGAAGAAAGTGATATTTTAAATCCGAATGTTGTAAAAGTTATCACAGATTTTTATGATAATGCAATTTATTTTAGCAGGCTTCCAATTCCATTTGAGCGGGAAAAAATACAAAATTTTAAATATTATCGACATATTGGGATTTATGGATATACGACAAAATTTTTGAATGAACTTAGTAATTTGAGAGATGGAATTTTGCAAAGAATGGAGTCGCTTGAACAGCTAAAATTTATGGAAAATGGTTATAAAATAAAAGTTTTGGAAACAGATTCCAAAGTTATTGGAGTTGATACAAAAGAGGACTTGGAAGAAGTTATAAAGTTTATCTGCAAAAATGGAATTATTTTGGAGTAA
- a CDS encoding glutamate-5-semialdehyde dehydrogenase produces MNKYIEEMGKKAKIASQKLLTLDTKIKNNALRAIADEIIEKKEEIKAANKIDLENGKKAGLSFALLDRMELTDARIEGMAQSLREIAAFNDPIGEILTGWNHKNGMSIAKKRVPLGVIGMIYESRPNVTIDAAGLCLKSSNAVILRGSENAINSNIYLSRLFSEVGKKVGIPENSVQLIEKPERELVKEMITLNEYIDVLIPRGGKGLKKFMIENATIPVIETGAGVCHVFVDESADIEMALPIIENAKTQRPSTCNSIETVLVHKNIASEILPELTDMMIKDKVELRYSKEALEIVGNRSDVKLAQDEDFGTEYLDMVMSLKLVDNVEEAICYINEHGTHHSDSIITKNIQNAEKFLNEVDSAAVYLNASTRFSDGGEFGFGGEIGISTQKLHARGPMGVRELTTTKYVIRGNGQIRE; encoded by the coding sequence ATGAATAAATATATCGAAGAAATGGGAAAAAAGGCAAAAATTGCTTCTCAAAAACTTTTGACGCTTGATACAAAAATTAAAAATAATGCACTTCGTGCCATTGCAGATGAAATAATTGAAAAAAAGGAAGAAATAAAAGCGGCAAATAAAATTGATTTGGAAAATGGGAAAAAGGCAGGGCTTAGTTTTGCGTTGCTTGACAGAATGGAATTGACAGACGCTAGAATTGAAGGGATGGCACAAAGTTTGAGAGAAATTGCGGCATTTAATGATCCGATTGGAGAAATTTTAACTGGATGGAACCACAAAAATGGGATGTCGATTGCGAAAAAAAGAGTCCCACTTGGCGTGATTGGAATGATTTATGAATCAAGACCAAATGTTACGATTGATGCGGCAGGGCTATGTTTGAAATCTTCAAATGCAGTAATTTTGAGAGGTTCTGAAAATGCAATAAATTCAAATATTTATTTGAGCAGACTTTTCAGCGAAGTTGGGAAAAAAGTGGGAATTCCTGAAAATTCAGTTCAGTTGATTGAAAAGCCAGAACGGGAATTGGTAAAAGAAATGATAACTTTAAACGAATATATTGATGTTTTGATTCCAAGAGGCGGAAAAGGCTTAAAAAAATTTATGATTGAAAATGCGACAATTCCTGTAATTGAGACAGGAGCTGGAGTTTGTCATGTTTTTGTCGATGAAAGCGCAGATATTGAGATGGCTTTACCAATAATTGAAAATGCAAAAACTCAAAGACCTAGCACTTGTAATTCGATTGAAACGGTTTTAGTTCATAAAAATATTGCAAGTGAAATATTGCCAGAATTGACGGATATGATGATAAAAGATAAAGTTGAGCTTAGATACAGCAAAGAAGCGCTTGAAATTGTTGGAAACAGAAGTGATGTGAAATTGGCTCAAGATGAAGATTTTGGAACGGAATATTTGGATATGGTGATGTCGCTAAAATTGGTGGACAATGTGGAAGAAGCAATTTGTTACATCAATGAGCACGGAACACATCACTCGGATTCGATTATTACTAAAAATATTCAAAATGCTGAAAAATTCTTGAATGAAGTGGATTCGGCAGCGGTTTATTTAAATGCGTCAACTAGATTTTCTGACGGCGGAGAATTTGGATTTGGTGGAGAAATAGGAATTTCTACGCAAAAATTACACGCTCGTGGGCCTATGGGAGTGAGAGAGTTGACTACGACTAAATATGTAATTCGTGGAAATGGACAAATTAGAGAATAA
- the proB gene encoding glutamate 5-kinase: MKKQNKREEILEDIQRIVIKVGTSTLTDENGQLDLQKMKKIVVEISNLQDKGFDVILVSSGAVGAGMGLLEIEERPKLLSEKQMLSAVGQVTLMQVYQTFFKKYDKLIGQLLLTKGEFSNRKRYLNVRNVCNAFLDKKIIPIINENDAIVSDELKVGDNDTMSALVSGLIDADLLIILSDIDGLYNKNPKKYEDANLIEVVGDINEDVKNMAGGKGSKFGTGGMITKIMAAEMATKIGTNLVIVNGDDPRNISRVVEKENIGTLFVRKNKKISSKKYWLAYGTNKKGEVVVDEGAEKALLSGKSLLPIGIKSVFETFDRGGVLEIKNSKNKVIANGISNYSSDEIELIKGQKSEDIEKILGHKYDDVVIHADNIVLIENV, encoded by the coding sequence ATGAAAAAACAGAATAAAAGAGAAGAAATTTTAGAAGATATACAGAGAATAGTGATAAAAGTTGGAACTTCTACGCTTACTGATGAAAATGGACAGCTGGATTTGCAAAAAATGAAAAAAATAGTTGTGGAAATCAGCAATCTCCAAGACAAGGGATTTGATGTGATACTTGTTTCATCTGGAGCAGTTGGAGCTGGAATGGGGCTTCTTGAAATCGAAGAAAGACCGAAGTTGCTTTCAGAAAAGCAGATGTTATCAGCAGTTGGACAAGTGACACTTATGCAAGTTTATCAGACTTTTTTTAAAAAGTATGACAAGCTTATTGGACAGCTTCTTTTGACTAAAGGAGAATTTTCAAACAGAAAAAGGTATTTGAATGTAAGAAATGTATGTAACGCCTTTCTGGATAAAAAAATAATTCCGATTATAAATGAAAATGATGCAATTGTTTCAGATGAGCTTAAAGTAGGAGATAATGATACAATGTCAGCGCTTGTTTCAGGACTGATTGATGCAGATTTATTAATTATTCTGTCGGATATAGACGGACTTTACAACAAAAATCCTAAGAAATATGAAGATGCCAATTTGATTGAAGTTGTTGGAGATATAAATGAAGATGTAAAAAATATGGCTGGTGGAAAAGGCTCAAAATTTGGAACTGGTGGAATGATTACGAAAATAATGGCTGCAGAAATGGCAACAAAAATTGGGACAAATTTAGTTATCGTAAATGGAGATGACCCGAGAAACATCTCAAGAGTTGTGGAAAAAGAAAATATTGGAACATTGTTTGTAAGAAAAAATAAAAAAATTAGCTCTAAAAAATATTGGCTTGCTTATGGAACAAATAAAAAAGGTGAAGTCGTAGTTGATGAAGGTGCAGAAAAAGCTCTGCTTTCAGGAAAAAGTTTGCTTCCAATAGGAATTAAATCAGTTTTTGAAACATTTGACAGAGGTGGAGTCTTGGAAATAAAAAACTCTAAAAATAAAGTTATTGCCAATGGAATTTCAAACTATTCGTCAGATGAAATTGAACTAATAAAAGGGCAAAAAAGTGAAGACATCGAAAAAATATTGGGGCATAAATATGACGATGTCGTGATTCATGCGGACAATATTGTTTTGATTGAAAATGTATAA
- a CDS encoding D-alanyl-D-alanine carboxypeptidase family protein, giving the protein MFSKTKKILILTVFFAVLLYGEGEGTSEKQDSGSSKSEAVKVVKSGSDEIEQATNRGNSAHKYSKKSSKHNKKHKNKSEWNSKNSKNTSSKASDTLNSKGKNSKSQTDSLTKSKKNVKIVKAVEKEKEGESKYNGKVIKFIATTDGKVIKNEDAKQKHPIASLTKVMNIMVALDQVDKGKVKLSDKVCFTPDVVDTGGSWLNAKAGDCFTLRDLLRAEIIYSANNAAYMVASYIGKGNLDNYVKLMNEKAKEFGMKDTQYFTPAGLPTSMTKKQMDISTAYDMYLLGRQAIKDERLREWMSEKELELLNEKGEEVVYNNRNHLLGQFGVFGLKTGFHEQAGYNMIVSSKIGNLEIISVSLGNKSDVERTEEQKKEFQAIEKNLVPIYKAGQVVANKFKIKDAVKKEITGILAENVYQLGNTDYKFEVKDLRVTAEKDGILKGDVIGKLQVLSNDNKIVNTIDIVASNDYKRLSLLGKVLRFVTFGMA; this is encoded by the coding sequence ATGTTTAGTAAAACAAAAAAAATTTTAATTTTAACAGTATTTTTTGCAGTTCTGTTGTATGGGGAAGGAGAAGGAACAAGTGAAAAGCAGGACAGCGGTAGTAGTAAAAGTGAAGCAGTAAAGGTGGTGAAAAGTGGTTCAGATGAAATAGAGCAAGCAACAAATCGTGGAAACAGCGCTCATAAGTACTCAAAAAAATCATCAAAACATAATAAAAAACATAAAAACAAAAGTGAATGGAATTCCAAAAATTCTAAAAATACATCTTCAAAAGCGTCAGATACATTAAACAGCAAAGGTAAAAACTCAAAATCCCAGACAGATTCTTTAACAAAATCGAAAAAAAATGTGAAAATTGTAAAAGCGGTAGAAAAAGAAAAAGAAGGGGAGTCAAAGTATAACGGAAAAGTTATAAAATTTATAGCAACAACAGATGGAAAAGTTATAAAAAATGAAGATGCAAAACAAAAACACCCAATAGCTTCGCTTACAAAAGTTATGAATATAATGGTTGCACTTGACCAAGTTGATAAAGGAAAGGTAAAATTAAGCGACAAAGTTTGCTTTACGCCTGATGTGGTTGATACAGGCGGAAGCTGGTTAAATGCAAAAGCAGGAGATTGTTTTACACTAAGAGATTTGCTTCGTGCAGAAATAATTTATTCAGCTAATAATGCGGCTTATATGGTTGCTTCCTATATCGGAAAAGGAAATCTTGACAACTATGTAAAACTTATGAATGAAAAAGCAAAAGAATTTGGAATGAAAGACACGCAGTATTTTACACCAGCTGGGCTTCCGACTTCGATGACTAAAAAGCAAATGGATATTTCTACAGCATATGATATGTATTTATTGGGGCGACAGGCAATTAAAGATGAAAGACTTAGGGAATGGATGAGTGAAAAAGAACTTGAATTATTGAATGAAAAAGGTGAAGAAGTTGTCTACAATAATCGTAATCACTTACTTGGACAATTCGGAGTTTTTGGGCTTAAAACAGGATTTCATGAACAAGCTGGATATAATATGATAGTTTCGAGTAAAATTGGAAATCTTGAAATAATTTCAGTTTCGCTTGGAAATAAAAGTGATGTTGAAAGAACAGAAGAGCAGAAAAAAGAATTTCAAGCGATAGAAAAAAATCTTGTGCCAATTTACAAAGCGGGACAAGTTGTGGCAAATAAATTTAAAATAAAAGATGCTGTAAAAAAAGAAATTACTGGAATTTTAGCTGAAAACGTGTATCAATTGGGAAATACGGATTATAAATTTGAAGTAAAAGATTTAAGGGTTACAGCAGAAAAAGATGGAATTTTAAAAGGAGACGTAATTGGGAAATTACAAGTTTTATCAAATGATAACAAGATTGTAAATACAATTGATATAGTTGCAAGTAACGACTACAAACGGTTATCGTTGCTTGGAAAAGTTTTAAGATTTGTAACTTTTGGAATGGCATAA
- a CDS encoding GTPase family protein translates to MTSFKYYRKNDIEKKLEKARFRPLDVMVTGVTGAGKSTTLNTIFKKNVATVGNGVDPETMDLDSYSLNDVFRLWDTPGLGDGVANDEIHKRKLVDLLYKTYSLDGNIYGWIDSAIVVLEGLNRDMGSTYTLLNEVIVPNIQADRILVVINQADMAMKGRHWNKETNRPDEVLVDFLEKQALSIQNRVKETTGVTIRKPVYYSAEYGYNIEKLLDFIIDNMIVERRPLVRA, encoded by the coding sequence ATGACGAGTTTTAAATATTATAGAAAAAATGATATAGAAAAGAAATTGGAAAAAGCTAGATTTAGACCTTTGGATGTGATGGTAACAGGAGTAACAGGAGCAGGTAAATCGACAACATTAAATACAATTTTTAAAAAAAATGTGGCAACGGTTGGTAACGGTGTGGATCCTGAAACAATGGATTTAGATTCTTATTCGTTAAATGATGTATTTAGATTGTGGGATACTCCTGGATTAGGAGATGGTGTTGCGAATGATGAGATTCATAAAAGAAAATTGGTAGATTTGCTGTATAAAACTTATTCATTAGATGGAAATATTTATGGTTGGATAGATTCGGCAATTGTGGTTTTAGAAGGTTTGAATAGAGATATGGGAAGTACGTATACATTGTTAAATGAGGTAATAGTTCCAAATATACAGGCAGATAGAATATTGGTAGTGATTAATCAAGCAGATATGGCGATGAAAGGCAGACATTGGAATAAGGAAACAAATAGACCGGATGAAGTGTTAGTAGATTTTTTAGAAAAACAAGCGTTATCTATACAAAATAGGGTAAAAGAAACAACAGGAGTAACAATAAGAAAACCAGTATATTATTCAGCAGAATATGGTTATAATATAGAAAAATTATTAGATTTCATAATAGATAATATGATTGTAGAGAGAAGACCGTTAGTTAGAGCATAA
- the proC gene encoding pyrroline-5-carboxylate reductase — protein sequence MKIGFIGTGNMGSSIIKGILSSKFEKSENINIFDLDKEKVNNLVKEYGVNAVNSEKELAENCDIIILSVKPHIIPIVLKNLSGNVKKDTIILTIAAGISISMIENALGEDKKVVRTMPNTPAQVLSGMTAVTFNKNIENSEKEIIFKLLNSFGKSVEIEEKLMHAYTGISGSLPAYVYMFMEALADGGVLCGMPRNKAYEIVAQTVAGSAKMLLETGKHPGQLKDEVCSPSGTTIEVVRVLENGNFRGNVIEAVVACTEKSKEMAGEK from the coding sequence ATGAAAATAGGATTTATTGGAACAGGAAATATGGGGAGTTCGATAATTAAAGGAATTTTATCTTCAAAATTTGAAAAAAGTGAAAATATAAATATTTTTGATTTGGATAAAGAAAAAGTAAACAATTTAGTTAAAGAATATGGAGTAAATGCCGTAAATAGTGAAAAAGAGCTGGCAGAAAATTGTGATATTATTATTTTGTCAGTAAAACCACATATTATTCCTATAGTTTTAAAAAATTTGAGTGGAAATGTAAAAAAAGATACAATTATTTTGACAATTGCAGCTGGAATAAGTATTTCCATGATTGAAAATGCTTTGGGAGAAGATAAAAAAGTTGTTAGAACAATGCCAAATACTCCTGCTCAAGTACTTTCAGGAATGACAGCGGTTACATTTAATAAAAATATTGAAAATTCTGAAAAAGAAATAATTTTTAAACTTTTAAATAGTTTTGGAAAAAGTGTAGAAATTGAAGAAAAATTGATGCATGCATATACGGGAATAAGCGGCTCACTTCCAGCGTATGTCTACATGTTTATGGAAGCACTAGCTGACGGTGGCGTACTTTGCGGAATGCCAAGAAATAAAGCATACGAAATAGTTGCTCAAACTGTAGCGGGATCAGCAAAAATGCTTCTTGAAACAGGAAAGCATCCAGGACAGTTAAAAGACGAAGTTTGCTCTCCATCTGGAACGACAATCGAAGTAGTCAGAGTTTTAGAAAATGGAAATTTTCGTGGAAATGTAATTGAAGCGGTTGTAGCTTGTACAGAAAAGTCGAAAGAAATGGCAGGAGAAAAGTAA
- a CDS encoding GTPase: MARNIFKEIERRVMNEQMDETTRQKLLGNLLRMKEQKINLMITGATGVGKSSTINALFGEEVAKVGTSVNPETMGIDKYELDNLVIWDTPGLGDGREADNRHSKIIIDKLYEKDRNGNLLIDLVLVILDGSSRDLGTSYELINSVIIPNLGENKKNRILVAINQADVAMKGKYWNAQENQPERKLQDFLEDKVASVRRRIKEATGIDVEPIYYSAGDKEEGYMQQKPYNLSKLLYYILQHTPEEKRLVYAQNINKEEAMWKDNDDLQDYRAGVLEKFVESVTRGMAIGGTIGQAIGSLVGLGSVGRVIGTVGGAIVGVGANIISGVVDFFEGIF, from the coding sequence ATGGCAAGAAATATATTTAAGGAAATTGAAAGAAGAGTAATGAATGAACAAATGGATGAAACGACGAGACAAAAATTATTGGGTAATTTATTGAGAATGAAGGAGCAAAAAATTAATTTAATGATTACGGGTGCAACAGGAGTGGGGAAAAGTAGTACTATTAATGCGTTGTTTGGAGAAGAAGTAGCAAAAGTAGGAACAAGTGTAAATCCAGAAACAATGGGAATTGACAAATATGAGTTGGATAATTTAGTAATATGGGACACTCCAGGATTAGGTGATGGAAGAGAAGCTGATAACAGACATAGTAAAATAATAATTGATAAGCTTTATGAAAAAGATAGAAATGGGAATTTGTTAATTGATTTGGTTTTGGTAATATTGGATGGTAGCAGTAGAGATTTAGGGACATCGTATGAATTAATAAATAGTGTGATTATACCAAATTTGGGGGAAAATAAGAAAAATAGAATATTAGTGGCGATTAATCAGGCAGATGTAGCGATGAAGGGAAAATATTGGAATGCACAAGAAAACCAACCTGAGAGAAAACTACAAGATTTTTTGGAAGATAAAGTTGCATCAGTGAGAAGAAGAATTAAAGAAGCTACAGGAATAGATGTTGAACCGATTTACTACAGTGCTGGCGACAAAGAAGAAGGATATATGCAACAAAAACCGTACAATTTATCAAAACTATTATACTACATATTACAACATACACCAGAAGAAAAAAGATTAGTTTATGCACAAAATATTAATAAAGAAGAAGCTATGTGGAAAGACAATGATGATTTACAAGATTACAGAGCGGGAGTTTTAGAAAAATTTGTGGAATCAGTAACAAGAGGAATGGCAATAGGTGGAACAATAGGTCAAGCAATAGGAAGTTTAGTAGGATTAGGTTCAGTTGGAAGAGTAATAGGTACAGTAGGTGGAGCAATAGTTGGAGTAGGAGCAAATATAATTAGTGGAGTTGTTGATTTTTTTGAAGGAATATTTTAG
- a CDS encoding alpha-amylase, whose translation MLNGVMIQYFEWNLADDGKHWERLKNDAAHLKEIGVSAVWIPPAYKGTFSGDVGYSAYDLWDLGEFNQKGTVRTKYGTKEELIDAINELHKYGINVYLDAVLNHKGGADETERFLAIEVDPENRNEEISEPKEIEGWTKFTFPGRNKKYSEFEWNHALFSGVDYDNLTGKTAIYKIAGENKGWAENVDSELGNYDYLMNADVDYSHPEVRNEIINWGKWVVNELNLDGFRMDAVKHISEDFIKEFLIEVRKVYGEKFYSVGEYWKGDLDTLKTYLENIGYETDLFDVGLHFNFHEASVEKENYDLTTILDNSIMLMDPIKAVTFVDNHDSQKGSALESEIESWFIPHAYAIILLSEKGYPCLFYGDYYGVGDNKSPHGWVIDKLLYVRRNNAYGEQINYFDDPNIIAFYRKGRENEINTGCVAILSNNEDGEKAIEIGKDRIGQVWEEVTGSGFEDVAIDEEGNAAFRVEGQKIAVWVPKKQ comes from the coding sequence ATGTTAAATGGAGTAATGATACAATATTTTGAGTGGAATTTAGCTGATGATGGAAAACATTGGGAAAGATTAAAAAATGATGCCGCTCATCTAAAAGAAATTGGAGTTTCAGCAGTTTGGATTCCTCCTGCCTATAAAGGAACTTTTTCAGGGGATGTTGGATACAGTGCTTATGATTTGTGGGATTTGGGAGAGTTTAATCAAAAAGGAACTGTGCGTACAAAATACGGAACAAAAGAAGAACTCATTGATGCGATTAATGAACTTCATAAATATGGAATAAATGTCTATTTGGACGCTGTGCTTAATCATAAGGGAGGTGCTGACGAAACAGAAAGATTTTTGGCAATAGAAGTGGATCCTGAAAACAGAAATGAAGAAATTTCAGAACCAAAAGAGATTGAAGGGTGGACAAAATTTACTTTTCCTGGAAGAAATAAGAAATATTCTGAATTTGAATGGAACCATGCTCTTTTTAGCGGAGTTGACTATGATAATTTAACAGGAAAAACTGCAATTTATAAAATTGCTGGAGAAAATAAAGGATGGGCAGAAAATGTGGATTCTGAACTTGGAAATTATGACTATCTTATGAATGCCGATGTGGATTATTCGCATCCTGAAGTGAGAAATGAAATTATAAACTGGGGGAAATGGGTTGTAAACGAATTAAATCTCGATGGATTCAGAATGGATGCTGTAAAACATATAAGCGAAGATTTTATCAAAGAATTTTTAATTGAAGTAAGAAAAGTTTATGGAGAAAAATTTTATTCTGTTGGAGAATATTGGAAAGGTGACTTGGATACTTTAAAAACTTATTTGGAAAATATAGGATACGAAACTGATTTATTTGATGTGGGACTTCATTTTAATTTCCACGAAGCTTCAGTAGAAAAAGAAAACTATGATTTAACAACAATACTGGATAATTCAATAATGCTTATGGATCCAATTAAAGCGGTAACATTTGTGGATAATCACGATTCGCAAAAGGGAAGTGCACTGGAATCTGAAATAGAAAGCTGGTTTATTCCACATGCCTATGCGATAATATTGCTTTCTGAAAAAGGTTATCCGTGCTTGTTCTATGGAGATTATTACGGTGTAGGAGATAATAAAAGTCCGCATGGATGGGTAATAGATAAACTTCTTTATGTGAGAAGAAATAACGCTTATGGAGAACAGATAAATTATTTTGATGATCCAAATATAATAGCTTTTTACAGAAAAGGTAGGGAAAATGAAATAAATACAGGATGTGTAGCTATTTTATCCAATAATGAAGATGGAGAAAAAGCTATTGAAATTGGAAAAGATAGAATAGGACAAGTTTGGGAAGAAGTTACAGGAAGCGGATTTGAAGACGTGGCAATTGATGAAGAAGGAAATGCCGCATTTAGAGTCGAAGGTCAAAAAATTGCAGTTTGGGTACCTAAAAAACAATAG
- the nth gene encoding endonuclease III, producing MTKKEIFDKVFPILEKKFGKAKAALNYETPFQFMIAVILSAQCTDARVNIVTKELFKVVKNPEDIRKMDIKTLEEYIKSTGFFRNKAKNIKLNAQMMKEKYNDKLPRTIEELLVLPGVGRKTANVILGDLWNIRQGIVVDTHVKRLSNLIGFVESDNPEIIERELMKFVPKKYWFEYSHYLILHGRDKCVARRPKCLECEINKYCKHGQKLINK from the coding sequence ATGACGAAAAAAGAAATATTTGATAAAGTATTTCCGATATTGGAAAAAAAGTTTGGTAAAGCAAAAGCAGCTCTGAATTACGAAACGCCATTTCAGTTTATGATTGCTGTAATACTTTCAGCACAATGCACAGATGCAAGAGTAAATATTGTTACAAAAGAGCTGTTTAAAGTGGTTAAAAATCCAGAAGATATTAGAAAAATGGATATTAAGACATTGGAAGAATACATTAAATCGACGGGATTTTTTAGAAATAAAGCTAAAAATATAAAATTAAATGCCCAAATGATGAAAGAAAAATATAATGACAAATTGCCAAGAACAATTGAAGAATTACTAGTTTTGCCAGGAGTTGGGAGAAAGACGGCCAATGTCATATTGGGAGATTTGTGGAATATAAGGCAAGGAATTGTCGTAGATACGCATGTTAAAAGACTCTCAAATTTAATTGGATTTGTTGAAAGTGATAATCCAGAAATTATTGAAAGAGAACTTATGAAATTTGTACCAAAAAAATATTGGTTTGAATACTCGCACTATTTGATTTTGCACGGTAGAGATAAATGCGTAGCCAGAAGACCAAAATGTTTGGAATGTGAAATAAATAAATATTGTAAACATGGACAAAAGTTAATTAATAAATAA